In Hoeflea ulvae, one genomic interval encodes:
- a CDS encoding SCO family protein — translation MKAIRIALWALIAAFAVVLGWLTYEWQMTENEIAAKPYGVPFELVDQSGAPITEAAFQGRPSALFFGFTHCPEVCPTTLYELDGWLKQVDPDGDRINAYFITVDPERDTPELLGNYVAGVTDRVTGISGPPEKIAEVVKGFNIYAKKVPIDAADPEGDYTMDHTASVFLLDAQGRFKSTIAWGENPETAVSKLENLL, via the coding sequence ATGAAAGCCATTCGCATTGCCCTTTGGGCCCTGATCGCCGCGTTTGCGGTGGTGCTGGGCTGGCTCACCTATGAATGGCAGATGACCGAGAACGAGATCGCCGCCAAGCCCTATGGCGTGCCCTTCGAGCTGGTCGACCAGTCGGGCGCACCGATCACCGAAGCCGCCTTCCAGGGCCGGCCCTCGGCGCTGTTTTTCGGCTTCACCCATTGTCCGGAGGTCTGCCCGACGACGCTTTACGAGCTCGATGGCTGGCTCAAGCAGGTCGATCCCGACGGCGACAGGATCAACGCCTATTTCATCACCGTCGACCCGGAACGCGACACGCCCGAACTGCTGGGCAATTACGTGGCCGGCGTCACCGACCGGGTCACCGGCATTTCCGGGCCGCCGGAAAAGATCGCCGAGGTGGTCAAGGGCTTCAACATCTACGCCAAGAAGGTGCCGATTGACGCCGCCGACCCGGAGGGCGACTACACCATGGACCACACCGCATCGGTGTTCCTGCTCGATGCGCAAGGCCGGTTCAAGAGCACGATTGCCTGGGGCGAAAACCCGGAAACCGCTGTCAGCAAGCTCGAAAACCTGCTCTAG
- a CDS encoding cation-transporting P-type ATPase: MDNHRLDNAYALPVQEVARRLETDPATGLDPALISARLKTCGPNRLQRQKTKSPFVILARQFNSIIVWLLAVAAAMSFLFGDIAEGAAIIVVLVINGAIGFVTELRAARSMEALMRIAEVRTRVRRGGRERMIDAQELVPGDVVILEAGDMVTADLRISQASNLQADESVLTGESAPVLKSVEPAGREAPLGDRSGMAYKGTAITQGTGEGLVVATGMRTEIGRISDLAQWRRKRGAAAGKTARQARSPAGLADLGAGRTDHRRRHPARP, encoded by the coding sequence GTGGACAATCACAGGCTTGACAATGCATATGCGCTGCCGGTGCAGGAGGTGGCCCGCCGACTTGAAACCGATCCTGCGACAGGCCTCGATCCGGCCCTGATCAGCGCAAGATTGAAGACCTGCGGTCCCAACCGCTTGCAGCGCCAGAAGACCAAAAGCCCCTTTGTCATTCTGGCGCGCCAGTTCAATTCGATCATCGTCTGGCTGCTGGCGGTAGCCGCCGCCATGTCGTTCCTGTTCGGGGATATCGCTGAGGGGGCGGCGATCATCGTGGTGCTGGTGATCAATGGAGCCATCGGTTTCGTCACCGAACTTCGCGCGGCGCGGTCGATGGAAGCGCTGATGCGTATCGCCGAGGTCAGGACACGGGTGCGCCGGGGCGGCCGGGAACGGATGATCGACGCGCAGGAACTGGTGCCCGGCGATGTGGTGATCCTCGAGGCGGGCGATATGGTGACCGCCGATCTCAGGATCAGCCAGGCGTCCAACCTGCAGGCCGATGAATCGGTGCTGACCGGCGAGTCGGCGCCGGTGCTGAAATCGGTCGAGCCTGCCGGCCGCGAGGCGCCGCTGGGCGACCGCTCCGGCATGGCCTACAAGGGCACCGCCATCACCCAGGGGACGGGGGAGGGCCTGGTCGTCGCCACCGGTATGAGGACCGAGATCGGCCGCATCAGCGATCTTGCCCAGTGGCGCCGAAAGCGAGGCGCCGCCGCTGGAAAAACGGCTCGACAAGCTCGGTCACCGGCTGGTCTGGCTGACCTTGGTGCTGGCCGCACTGACCATCGGCGCCGGCATCCTGCGCGGCCATGA
- a CDS encoding CreA family protein produces the protein MLVTPAQAEQVGEVGVDWLGNDILIDAVTDPEVAGVTCHVAYFDRGVIDRLQKGNWFEDPSNASIACRQTGPITIKDIDLDEDGDVVFKESRSLIWKSLVVRRIYDKANDTLIYLVNSQQVQDGSAKMNISTVPLYGQDVTWENGKP, from the coding sequence ATGCTGGTGACACCGGCGCAGGCCGAACAGGTTGGCGAGGTCGGCGTCGACTGGCTCGGCAATGACATCCTGATCGACGCGGTCACCGACCCGGAAGTGGCCGGCGTGACCTGCCACGTCGCCTATTTCGACCGCGGCGTCATTGACCGGCTGCAAAAGGGCAACTGGTTCGAGGACCCGTCCAATGCTTCCATCGCCTGTCGCCAGACCGGCCCGATCACCATCAAGGACATCGATCTCGATGAGGACGGCGACGTGGTGTTCAAGGAATCGCGTTCGCTGATCTGGAAGTCGCTGGTGGTGCGCCGGATCTACGACAAGGCCAATGACACGCTGATCTATCTGGTCAATTCGCAGCAGGTCCAGGACGGTTCGGCCAAGATGAACATCTCCACCGTGCCGCTCTACGGCCAGGACGTGACGTGGGAAAACGGCAAGCCATAA
- a CDS encoding cation-translocating P-type ATPase, which translates to MEKRLDKLGHRLVWLTLVLAALTIGAGILRGHDVIDMIQTGVALAVAAVPEGLPVVATLSLARGMWRMNRRNAVIRRLSSVETLGATTVILTDKTGTLTQNRMTVVRYLLEGRDVDCDGDGAGKLDAAPDDPLGWAVRIGALCNNAELGDGQADGRAGDPMELALLAIAGRAGLTRAGLRKARPEIREYAFDPQTKMMATVHADGAGFLVAVKGAPEALIDHATAVLAPDGVRTLDDAARQAWKQRSSAAAREGLRVLALAMKHLDRADGAPYADLTLVGLVCLLDPLRDDVAPAIRASRAAGVRVIMLTGDHADTAATIARHAGLGDGELTVIEGRELAGIRPGGISPAMRARVLAADVFARVAPETKLTLVSIYQEAGHVVAMTGDGVNDAPALKKADIGIAMGQRGTQVAQEAAHMVLRDDKFATILSAMRQGRVIFGNIRKFVVYLMSCNVSEVLVVGVAVGAGLPMPLLPLQILFLNLVTDVFPAFALGLGRGDANVMRKPPRDPAEALMDRPRWVLTGVLGAAITLATLGAFVTALVWLELDAGPAVTVAFLTLALSQMWNVFNMRDADSGLLDNDVTRNRYVWGALALCLGLIGLALWQPALADLLGLPDPGAPGLLLSAVASLVPLALGQAWLILARPGTR; encoded by the coding sequence CTGGAAAAACGGCTCGACAAGCTCGGTCACCGGCTGGTCTGGCTGACCTTGGTGCTGGCCGCACTGACCATCGGCGCCGGCATCCTGCGCGGCCATGATGTGATCGACATGATCCAGACCGGCGTGGCGCTGGCGGTGGCGGCCGTGCCCGAAGGCTTGCCGGTGGTCGCCACACTCAGCCTGGCCCGCGGCATGTGGCGGATGAACCGGCGCAACGCGGTGATCAGGCGGCTGTCTTCGGTGGAAACGCTGGGCGCCACCACGGTGATCCTGACCGACAAGACCGGAACCCTGACCCAGAACCGCATGACCGTGGTGCGCTACCTGCTCGAGGGCAGGGACGTCGATTGTGACGGCGATGGCGCAGGCAAGCTCGACGCCGCGCCCGACGATCCGCTGGGCTGGGCGGTCCGCATCGGGGCGCTGTGCAACAATGCCGAGCTGGGCGACGGCCAGGCGGATGGACGCGCGGGCGATCCGATGGAACTCGCGCTGCTGGCGATTGCCGGCAGGGCCGGGCTCACCCGCGCCGGTCTTCGCAAGGCCCGGCCCGAGATCCGGGAATATGCCTTCGATCCCCAGACCAAGATGATGGCCACGGTCCATGCCGATGGCGCGGGCTTTCTCGTCGCGGTCAAGGGCGCCCCCGAAGCGCTTATCGATCACGCGACGGCCGTGCTCGCTCCGGACGGGGTGCGGACCCTTGACGATGCGGCGCGGCAGGCCTGGAAACAGCGCAGTTCGGCCGCTGCGCGCGAGGGGCTGCGGGTGCTGGCGCTGGCGATGAAACATCTCGATCGCGCCGACGGCGCCCCCTATGCCGATCTGACGCTGGTGGGGCTTGTCTGCCTGCTCGATCCGCTGCGTGACGATGTCGCCCCGGCGATCCGGGCCAGCCGCGCGGCGGGCGTGCGGGTGATCATGCTGACCGGCGATCATGCCGATACCGCCGCCACCATTGCCCGGCATGCGGGTCTCGGTGATGGCGAGCTGACGGTGATCGAAGGCCGCGAGCTTGCCGGCATCAGGCCTGGGGGTATCAGCCCGGCGATGCGCGCGCGGGTGCTGGCGGCCGATGTGTTTGCCCGGGTGGCGCCGGAAACCAAGCTCACGCTCGTCTCGATCTATCAAGAGGCCGGCCACGTGGTGGCGATGACCGGCGACGGCGTCAATGATGCGCCTGCGCTGAAGAAGGCCGATATCGGCATTGCCATGGGCCAGCGCGGCACCCAGGTCGCCCAGGAGGCGGCGCATATGGTGCTGCGCGACGACAAGTTCGCCACCATCCTGTCGGCGATGCGCCAGGGCCGGGTGATCTTCGGCAATATCCGCAAATTCGTCGTCTATCTGATGTCGTGCAATGTCAGCGAGGTGCTGGTGGTCGGCGTCGCCGTCGGCGCCGGCCTGCCGATGCCGCTGCTGCCGCTTCAGATCCTGTTCCTGAACCTCGTCACCGATGTGTTCCCGGCCTTTGCGCTCGGCCTGGGCCGGGGCGACGCGAATGTCATGCGCAAGCCGCCGCGCGATCCGGCCGAGGCGCTCATGGACCGGCCGCGCTGGGTTCTGACCGGCGTGCTCGGCGCGGCGATCACGCTGGCGACGCTCGGTGCCTTCGTGACGGCGCTGGTCTGGCTCGAGCTCGATGCGGGTCCGGCCGTCACGGTGGCGTTCCTGACGCTGGCCCTGTCGCAGATGTGGAACGTGTTCAACATGCGCGATGCCGATTCCGGCCTGCTGGACAATGATGTCACCCGCAACCGCTATGTCTGGGGTGCGCTGGCGCTGTGCCTGGGGCTGATCGGACTGGCATTGTGGCAGCCGGCGCTTGCCGATCTGCTCGGGCTGCCCGATCCGGGTGCGCCGGGACTGCTGCTGTCGGCGGTGGCAAGCCTGGTGCCTCTGGCACTTGGGCAGGCCTGGCTGATCCTGGCGCGGCCCGGCACGCGATGA